The following proteins come from a genomic window of Vicia villosa cultivar HV-30 ecotype Madison, WI unplaced genomic scaffold, Vvil1.0 ctg.000580F_1_1, whole genome shotgun sequence:
- the LOC131629572 gene encoding uncharacterized protein LOC131629572 has translation MASKYGKEFVSAAVELCPDCGVNRLLVEKFSAKAPDGPTNQDKNITGTSQADCAVLIIDFTTGGFEADNNDHMRDDEIDEDWKTFLVTYTGDDDDEMDEDYRFFLATYNSEIETDCASNHSGGSNIGSDETDEEYRSFLATYDPDVENDSAGNQSGGSNIGNDETDAEYISFLATYDPNVENDSAGNQSGGSNIGNDEIDAEYISFLADPAVENDSVGNRSGGSNVDINLGNNDVKKEIEEGYKCFSNQFVPDYISNRVHVDEDDRLLRKSFSVGKSTLLSNQEFDTPKMQRVVDEDYKQILNSGRVVGGDFVYGSFMNANDTSNVKDERNSSDSDLIVLES, from the exons ATGGCTTCAAAGTATGGAAAAGAATTTGTCTCTGCAGCAGTTGAATTGTGCCCTGACTGTGGTGTAAATCGCTTG TTGGTTGAGAAATTTTCTGCTAAAGCCCCTGATGGTCCAACCAACCAAGATAAAA ATATTACCGGGACATCCCAAGCGGATTGTGCTGTTCTCATCATTGATTTCACTACTGGTGGTTTTGAGGCTG ATAACAATGATCATATGAGAGATGATGAAATAGATGAAGATTGGAAAACATTTTTGGTTACATAtactggtgatgatgatgatgaaatggatGAAGATTATAGGTTCTTTTTGGCTACATATAATTCTGAGATTGAAACAGATTGTGCTAGTAATCATAGTGGTGGTTCAAACATTGGTAGTGATGAAACGGATGAAGAATATAGATCCTTTTTAGCTACATATGATCCTGATGTTGAAAATGACAGTGCTGGTAATCAAAGTGGTGGTTCAAATATTGGCAATGATGAAACAGATGCGGAATACATATCGTTTTTAGCTACATATGATCCTAATGTTGAAAATGACAGTGCTGGTAATCAAAGTGGTGGTTCAAATATTGGCAATGATGAAATAGATGCGGAATACATATCGTTTTTAGCTGATCCTGCTGTTGAAAATGATAGTGTTGGTAATCGAAGTGGTGGTTCAAATGTTGACATCAACTTAGGCAACAACGATGTCAAGAAGGAAATAGAAGAAGGCTACAAatgtttttcaaatcaatttgttCCTGATTATATTAGCAACAGGGTtcatgttgatgaagatgatcggTTATTAAGAAAAAGTTTTAGTGTTGGGAAAAGCACATTACTTTCTAATCAAGAATTTGATACCCCTAAAATGCAACGTGTTGTTGATGAAGATTATAAACAAATCCTTAATTCTGGGAGGGTTGTTGGTGGTGATTTTGTCTATGGTTCTTTTATGAATGCCAATGACACATCCAATGTGAAAGATGAACGTAATTCCTCTGATTCAGATCTAATTGTTTTGGAATCTTGA
- the LOC131629573 gene encoding uncharacterized protein LOC131629573, producing MNHSGGESDHNRKLVEVTKDKNGIGHVVLRNPRGASATVSLHGGQVLSWKTERGEELLFSSTKAIFSPPKPVRGGIPICFPQVILPILVGLRICSRGMAECELLKWYVQEGDKATIEITSRYKGKVCNILHVSGDIVNVRYENL from the exons ATGAATCATTCTGGAGGTGAAAGTGATCATAACAGAAAGTTAGTTGAAGTTACCAAGGACAAGAATGGAATAGGCCATGTCGTTCTTCGAAACCCTCGAGGAGCTTCGGCAACG GTTAGCTTGCACGGAGGGCAAGTTCTTTCGTGGAAAACGGAACGCGGCGAAGAGTTGTTGTTTTCTAGTACTAAG GCAATCTTTAGTCCTCCGAAACCGGTCCGAGGAGGAATCCCAATCTGTTTTCCACAGGTAATTTTACCGATACTA GTAGGCTTAAGAATTTGTTCAAGAGGTATGGCAGAATGTGAGCTTCTCAAATGGTATGTTCAAGAG GGTGATAAAGCTACTATAGAAATTACGAGCCGGTATAAAGGAAAAGTTTGTAATATTCTTCATGTTTCAGGTGACATTGTGAATGTGAGATATGAAAACTTGTAA